One region of Arthrobacter sp. StoSoilB22 genomic DNA includes:
- the yicI gene encoding alpha-xylosidase produces the protein MKFTDGYWLYRKGFSALRPQDVSDVVVNEDALTVYAPTKRIATRGDALNLPQITVTFDAPMPDVIGVTIEHFQGGLDKGPRFEVKHDGAAPTFRVDEDSAHITSGGLTATINTSGDWGVDFFGDGRLLTSSTPRSVGVITDDQGRTFVHEQLSLGVGTNIYGLGERFGAFVKNGQSVDIWNEDGGTSSDLAYKNVPFFMTNDGYGVFVNHPELVSFEIGSEVVSRTQFSVEGQRLQYYIIHGPSPKDIIRRYTELTGRPSRIPAWSYGLWLSTSFTTDYDEKTVTSFIDGMEQRKLPLSVFHFDCHWMRSFHWSDFIWDPATFPDPEGMLQRLHDRGLKVCVWINPYIAQRSHLFREGADLGYLVKRPDGSVWQWDMWQAGMGLVDFTNADAVRWYQDKLRVLLDQGVDSFKTDFGERIPTDVAWHDGSDPQKMHNYYSQLYNRAVFDLLKKELGEGEAVVFARSATAGGQTMPVHWGGDCESTFAAMAESLRGGLSLAASGFSFWSHDIGGFEGTPEPEIFKRWIAFGLLSSHSRLHGSNSYRVPWLVDEESVEVLRHFTEQKMRLMPYLQMAAEEAYSQGIPLMRPMFLEFPEDPGCAPLDRQYMLGPDLLVAPVMNPGGEVSFYLPEGTWTHLQTGETLNGPRWHHKAYTVMDAAVWVREAAVIPIGTVSNRPDYDWGEDMEFHAFAAPDGFERRVRVPSPDGSSRVFTVRVQDGKVTATLL, from the coding sequence ATGAAATTCACTGACGGATATTGGCTCTACCGCAAGGGCTTTTCTGCCCTGCGCCCGCAAGACGTCTCTGATGTGGTGGTCAATGAAGATGCCTTGACGGTTTACGCCCCTACCAAGCGCATCGCCACCCGCGGGGACGCGTTGAACCTTCCCCAGATCACCGTCACTTTCGACGCCCCGATGCCCGACGTGATCGGGGTGACCATTGAGCATTTCCAAGGCGGTTTGGACAAGGGGCCCAGGTTCGAGGTCAAGCACGACGGCGCCGCACCAACCTTCCGGGTCGATGAAGACTCCGCGCACATCACCTCGGGAGGCCTCACGGCCACAATCAACACCAGTGGGGACTGGGGCGTCGATTTCTTCGGCGACGGCCGCTTACTGACCAGTTCCACGCCCAGAAGTGTAGGGGTCATTACGGACGATCAGGGGCGGACCTTCGTCCATGAGCAACTCAGTCTGGGTGTTGGGACCAACATTTATGGATTGGGCGAGCGCTTCGGCGCCTTCGTCAAGAACGGTCAATCCGTGGATATCTGGAATGAGGATGGCGGAACGTCCAGCGATCTTGCCTACAAGAACGTCCCATTCTTCATGACCAATGACGGCTATGGCGTGTTCGTGAACCACCCGGAGTTGGTTTCGTTCGAAATTGGCTCGGAGGTGGTCTCCAGGACCCAGTTCAGTGTGGAGGGCCAGAGGCTGCAGTACTACATCATCCATGGGCCCTCCCCTAAGGACATCATCCGCCGGTACACCGAACTGACGGGCCGGCCGTCCCGAATCCCGGCATGGTCCTACGGTTTGTGGCTGTCCACGTCATTCACCACGGACTATGACGAGAAAACAGTGACCTCGTTCATTGACGGAATGGAGCAGCGGAAACTTCCGTTGTCGGTGTTCCATTTTGACTGCCATTGGATGCGTTCCTTCCATTGGAGCGACTTCATCTGGGATCCGGCCACGTTCCCTGACCCTGAGGGAATGCTTCAACGCCTGCATGATCGTGGACTCAAGGTCTGTGTGTGGATCAACCCCTACATCGCCCAACGTTCACATCTCTTCCGTGAGGGTGCCGATCTGGGCTACCTGGTGAAGCGTCCGGATGGTTCGGTGTGGCAGTGGGACATGTGGCAGGCGGGCATGGGTCTTGTGGACTTCACCAACGCCGATGCGGTGCGCTGGTATCAGGACAAGCTGCGGGTGCTGCTGGACCAGGGGGTTGACTCCTTCAAAACGGACTTCGGCGAGCGCATTCCCACCGATGTTGCCTGGCACGACGGCTCTGATCCGCAGAAGATGCACAACTACTACTCCCAGCTGTACAACCGCGCGGTCTTTGATCTGCTGAAGAAAGAACTGGGCGAAGGTGAAGCCGTAGTGTTCGCCCGTTCCGCAACTGCCGGCGGCCAGACCATGCCGGTGCACTGGGGCGGAGATTGCGAATCTACGTTTGCGGCCATGGCAGAGTCGTTGCGCGGCGGCCTTTCCCTTGCGGCCTCCGGATTTTCGTTCTGGAGCCACGACATTGGAGGCTTCGAGGGGACGCCTGAACCGGAAATCTTCAAACGCTGGATCGCTTTCGGACTCCTTTCCTCCCATTCGCGACTCCATGGCTCCAATTCCTACCGCGTTCCCTGGCTGGTGGACGAGGAGTCCGTGGAGGTTCTCCGACACTTCACCGAGCAGAAAATGCGTCTGATGCCCTATTTGCAGATGGCGGCAGAAGAAGCATATTCGCAAGGCATTCCGCTGATGCGCCCCATGTTCCTGGAGTTCCCGGAGGACCCCGGCTGCGCACCTTTGGACCGGCAGTACATGCTGGGGCCGGATCTCCTGGTTGCTCCGGTCATGAATCCGGGCGGCGAGGTTTCCTTCTATCTTCCCGAGGGCACATGGACGCATCTTCAGACGGGAGAAACCCTGAACGGTCCGCGCTGGCATCACAAGGCGTACACCGTGATGGACGCGGCGGTGTGGGTACGGGAGGCCGCTGTCATTCCGATCGGCACGGTATCCAACCGACCCGACTACGACTGGGGCGAGGACATGGAATTCCACGCCTTCGCGGCCCCCGACGGGTTTGAGCGCAGAGTGCGGGTACCTTCGCC